One Thioclava sp. ES.031 genomic window, GAACCGCGCCCCGATCATGGCGAGCAGAGCTATGTCGGGTCGGGCAGGCTCGAGGGCATGGCCGCCCTCGTGACCGGCGCGGACAGCGGCATCGGTCGCGCCGTAGCGCTGGCCTATGCGCGCGAGGGGGCCGACGTGATGATTTCCTATCTCGAAGAAAACGACGAGGCCGAAGAAACCCGCCGACTTGTCGAAGAGGCGGGCCGACGCGCCTACGTGATGCCGGGCGACATTCAGAACGCCGACCATTGCCGCGCGCTGGTCCGCGACACGCATGAAGCCTTCGGCCGTTTCGACATTCTCGTCAACAACGCGGCGCACCAGATGCATTTCGACGAGATCGAGGACATTTCCGACGAGGAATGGGATACGACCTTCCGCACGAACATCCATTCGATGTTCTACCTGTGCAAGGCCGCTGTCCCGGTGATCGAGAAAAATGGCGCGATCATCAACACGGCCTCGATCAACTCGGACAAACCGAACCCGGGCCTTCTCGCCTATGCGGCGACAAAGGGCGCGATTCAGAACTTCACCACGGGGCTTGCCCAGATGCTGGCCCCGCGTGAGATACGGGTAAACTGCGTAGCGCCAGGGCCGGTTTGGACGCCGCTGATCCCCTCGACCCTACCGGAGGACTCGGTCGCGCATTTCGGGGAAGACAAGCCGATGGGCCGCCCCGCGCAACCTGCCGAACTGGCGTCCGCATATGTCATGCTCGCCGATCCGCGCTCGAGCTACACGTCCGGCGCGACCGTGGCCGTCACTGGCGGGATGCCGATGATCTAATCAAACGCGCGGGCCGTCAGACATTAGCGGCGGCCCGCGCGGTTTTCTCCCGCAGAATTTCGGAAGTCAGACTTGGTCAGCTTCAAGCCGGAATGACTTCGATCTGATTTTGGACAAGGAGAACACCACGCACTTCCTGCGCGAGCGCCTCAGCGAGTGTCCGCTGGAACTCCAACCCGATCGTGCCCTTGAGAGTCACTACCCCTTCGTCCACGACAATCAGAACTTGGCTCATGTCGATCCGCCCATCGCTTTCGAGCGCGCCCTTTACCGCAGGCGAAAGCTCCTCATCGGGCATCACGCGATCGGGTTGTTCTGGCGGTTCGGGCATGATCGGTTGCTCGACCCCGTGATAGCCTTCCGGCCGGCTTGGCTCGGCAAGATCCGAGCGCACCACGCGGACATCTTTTTCATCGCCCTTCTCAGTCATGATTACCTCCATGCCTGTGGAAGAGTTCAACGGGTGAATGTCTCGCTTGTTCCTGCACAGGCCGAACTCAACGCGATCACGATGCACCTCGATATGGAACAATGCCTAGTGCGTGTTGTTTCTTCAATATGCATGACGACCCTCGCGTGCAGCACCGCACGGGTCTCACGCGAGGGCTTACTTTGACCAAAGGAGGCCCATCATGTTGACCAGACTGCTTTTTGCCGCCTCAGCCCTTGGCGCCTTGGGGTATCTCATCAACCAGCGGCGCCACGCGTCCTCTTCGGAGGTCCGACCAGCAGGCCCTTCACAGATGCGCAATCCGCCGCGGCAATGGGATCAGGTGGATGAAGAAATGGACGAGAGCTTCCCGGCGAGCGACCCGCCCGCGAATTACTGACCTCAGCAGCGAGGCTCCGGTATCGAGCCGCCGGCTCCTGCGCAGAGAGCGATGACATGCCCAACACTTATCTCGAAGACACATTGATCACTTTGGAGGCCCGGCTGATTGCGCAGCGGCGCCTTTTGGCGCGAATGGTGGCGGAAATGCCCCCAGAAGCACGCGAAACCCTTCTTTCCTGGATCAACGAGCGTGAAGTGATGCGCGACGGGCAGGAAGATCCCGGTGCCGTTCCTGACGCGGTCGATACGCTCCCATTAAGCATCGCCCAAGAGTTCCAGCAGATCGCGACACTCGCACGCCGTCACCACCGCAGCAGTGATTTATAGACACGGACTGAGTGTGAGCGATGAATACGACACCGAGCGACAGACGCCCCAAACCGCCCTGCCCTGCGTTGCGCAGCACTGCTACAGCTCAGTTTGGTGCGTCCGTGACAAATTCAACCACAGCGAGGGAAGGCAGATGCATCATTCCCAAACCATTCCCCACCTTCCGGGGATCGACAGCACCCGCGCCTTTCTCAGCGAGGGCTATCCATTCATTTCGCGCAGATGCGACGAGCTTGGAAGCGATGCGTTCCGAACCCGCCTAATGCTACGCCCGGTCACGTTTCTTCGCGGACCGGATGCGGTTCGCGGCTTCTATCGGGCGGGCCGCATGACGCGCCGCGGAGCGATGCCACCGACCGTAGTGCCGCTTCTACAGGGCAAGGGCAGCGTGCAAAGCCTGGACGGCGCAGAGCATCAGGTCCGCAAGAAAATGTTTCTCGATCTCATGGCCCCCGTGCGGCTGCAGCAGGCCCGCCAGATTTTCGCAGAGGAATGGCAGGCGGCGGCGGGCAGTTGGCGAGGCCGCGAGATCGACCTCTCCGATGCTGTCGACGGCATCATGACACGCACCGCGCTTCGCTGGTGCGGCATCGACCCGGGACAACATGACGTTGCAAGCCGCTCGCGTGAACTCAGCACGATGTTCGCCGAAGCCGGTGCGCTCGGCCCCGCCTATCTGCAGGCACGCTGGCTCCGAGCTCGATGTGAGCGTTGGGCGCGAAGTCTCATTGCTGAGACCCGAGAAGTGGACGGACCCGCCGGAAGCACCTTGGGCAAGCTTGCCTTCCATACGGATCTCGATGGCCGCCGCATGAACGAGGATGTGGCCGCGAAAGAACTCCTGAACATCCTGCGCCCGATCGTGGCAGTCGGACGCTACGTCGTCTTTGCCGCCCACGCCCTGCATGTCCAGCGCGCAGCCATCCACGCTATGACGGAAGACGACGAACACATCAGTCACGCCATCGCCGAAGAGGTTCGTAGGCTTTATCCGTTCTTCCCGGCGATCGGCGGACGCGTGCGCGAAGCGTTCGACTGGCACGGCGCGAGGTTCGAGCCCGGCGACTGGCTGGTGCTCGACCTCTACGGCACTAATCACGATCCTAAGACGTGGGATGACGCGGAAAGCTTCTGTCCCGAACGCCATTTGGGGCGCGACCGCCAACCCGAGGGGCTCGTGCCGCAAGGTGGAGGCGACTACCTACAAAATCACCGTTGTCCCGGCGAGTGGCTCACGACCGAGTTGCTAACCGAAGCGGTGATGCAATTGCGCAAGCTCGACTGGACTTTGCCGGAACAGAACCTGTCGCTTCCCGAAAACCAGTTCCCGCCGCTGCCCGAAGGCGGTTTGCGCGTTGCGGTGTCACCCAACTGAACCACCGCGAGCGCAATTATGGGACGACTACTTCTTGAACCCCGGCGCTCGACGGATAGAGCGCCGGGGCGGGGTATCAACCGATCTGCGCGGCTGCGGGACCGAAGAACTCATAGTGGATGCGTGCCTCCGGAACGTTTGCAGCCTTCAAGCCAGAAACCATCTCCTGCATGAAGCCCGTCGGGCCGCAGATGAAGTAGTCCGCCCTGGCGGGATCGCTGATCTGCACGAGCCAGTTCGGATCAACCCGGCCGGTATGAACCCCGTTCGCGACGTCACTCTCTTCCGGCACCTCGTAGAAGACGTGGCTCTCATGCGCCTTTGCGCGGGAGGTAGCGGCAAGCGCATGGGACTGGCCATTCCGCGTCGCGTGGACATAGACCATTCGCAGTTCGCCGCCGCCATAGCTCTCCAGCATCGAGATCATCGGGGTGAGGCCAACGCCTCCTGACAGCAGAACCACCTCTCGCTTGTCTGCGGGATCGAGGAAGAACTCGCCAGCGGGCGCGGCCACGTCGAACTCGGCGCCGACCTCGACCGCATCATGCAACCAGTTGGAGATCCGTCCGCCGGGCTCGCGCTTGACGGTGATGCGGTAGGACTGACCATCCGGTGCCGAGGAGATCGAGTAGTTGCGCCGATATTCCTCGCCTTCCGCAGGAGCAAAGCGGAAGCTCAGATACTGACCGGGGCGATGCTTGAGAACAGGCAACCCATCCACGGGATAGAGCGTGAAGGACGCGATCTCGGAGGTCTCGCTGTCCTTCGCGCCAACCTTGAAGCGCCGCCACCCGCGCCAGCCGCCGTCCTGTTCTTCCGCACCGGCGTAGATCTCTTCCTCCCGCTCGATGAGCGTATTGGCAAGGAACCAGTAGGCCTCGCCCCAGGCATTCAGGATCTCGGGGGTCGCAACCTCGCCCAACACCTCGGCGACAGCCCCTAGCAGCGCTTCGCCGACATGGGGGTAATGCTCGGGGAGGATCTGCAAGCCGACATGTTTCTGTGCGATCCGCTCCAGCGCATCGGCCAAGACCCCGGGATTCCGGATATGCGTCGCATAGGCCACCAGTGCCCCCGCGAGCGCTTTGTGCTGCGGCGAGTTACCATGTTGATGCGACATGTTGAACAGCGCCCGAATTTCGGGAGCAGCGAGCAGCCTGCGATACATGACCGGCACGATCTGATCGACGTGCTCGGCGACGACGAGTGCAGTGGCTTCGATGATCGCGAGTGAGCTTTCCGAGAGCGGCTTGGCCATCATTATCTCCTGGGTTATAAAACATGCCAATGATCCGCATCTATTCCCTCGCGAATTAAGATGCCAATCACAGGTATGTTTTTCCTGTGCGACATTCTGTCCGGCCTCGTGATACGAGACGGGTCGCTTGGGAGCCCGATCAGGAGAGATGTGCGAATGCGCTTGAACGACACCACGGACCTCGCCTTGCGCGTCATGATTTATGCGGCGTCGATGAAAGACCGCCGTTTCACGATCGATCATCTCGTCGAGGCCTATCATGCGCCCCGAAGCACGGTCATGAAGGTTGTCAACGCGTTGACCCGAGGCGAATTTCTGACTGCACAACGCGGTCGGTCCGGCGGCTTGGGGCTTGCACGTGCCGCCCAAGAGATCGGCGTCGGAACAATTGTGCGCCACATGGAGACGGATTTCGATCTCGTCGAATGTATGCGCAGCGGCGGCGATTGCGCGATCACAGCGTCCTGCCGTTTGATTTCCCCCTTGGCGGAAGCCCGGGCGGCTTTCTTGGCGACGCTCGACAACTACACGATTGCCGATATCGCGATCTCGCCGCGCGATTTCGGGCTGGCGATCTCGTAAGGCTGATACACCGGGCCGATCGTCCAAAAGCTCTCCGGGCCACCCGTCAGGAAACGGCCGCCCTCCCCCCGCGAGACGCAAATACACAAGAGCAATGGAATTCCTAAGGAGATCTCTATTGCCTTTTTGAAGCTGGCCGCGCCGTAGAGCGGTTTTTTCTAGAGATCGAGATCAAATAGAGCGCAGGGCACCTTAGTTCGGCACCAACTTAAAATATTTGCGGTTTTCCCGCGCGAAAGCGCGGCCCTCGGCTTTCATTACTTCCAATCGCACACACGCGCCATTAATCGGCAACCAGATCGTTATCGGCGGCGGACGTAAAGTAGCGGGGGCTAATCTTGGCATACCAAGAGACACCATCGGGGTCATGCCGCAATTCGGTTTCCGCCTCCCCCCGCAGAAAGCTGTCGATGACTTGAGAGCCAAGCCCCTGACGGGACGGTGGTTCCTCGATCCGCGGGCCATCGCGCTCTTCCCAGGAAAGCGCGAGCATGCCACTCTCCGGAAGCACTCTCCAACGCACCGAGACGCGACCCTCGGGGACCGTGAGAGCGCCGTATTTAGCCGCATTGGTGGCGAGCTCG contains:
- a CDS encoding BON domain-containing protein; translation: MTEKGDEKDVRVVRSDLAEPSRPEGYHGVEQPIMPEPPEQPDRVMPDEELSPAVKGALESDGRIDMSQVLIVVDEGVVTLKGTIGLEFQRTLAEALAQEVRGVLLVQNQIEVIPA
- a CDS encoding cytochrome P450, with the translated sequence MHHSQTIPHLPGIDSTRAFLSEGYPFISRRCDELGSDAFRTRLMLRPVTFLRGPDAVRGFYRAGRMTRRGAMPPTVVPLLQGKGSVQSLDGAEHQVRKKMFLDLMAPVRLQQARQIFAEEWQAAAGSWRGREIDLSDAVDGIMTRTALRWCGIDPGQHDVASRSRELSTMFAEAGALGPAYLQARWLRARCERWARSLIAETREVDGPAGSTLGKLAFHTDLDGRRMNEDVAAKELLNILRPIVAVGRYVVFAAHALHVQRAAIHAMTEDDEHISHAIAEEVRRLYPFFPAIGGRVREAFDWHGARFEPGDWLVLDLYGTNHDPKTWDDAESFCPERHLGRDRQPEGLVPQGGGDYLQNHRCPGEWLTTELLTEAVMQLRKLDWTLPEQNLSLPENQFPPLPEGGLRVAVSPN
- a CDS encoding Rrf2 family transcriptional regulator is translated as MFFLCDILSGLVIRDGSLGSPIRRDVRMRLNDTTDLALRVMIYAASMKDRRFTIDHLVEAYHAPRSTVMKVVNALTRGEFLTAQRGRSGGLGLARAAQEIGVGTIVRHMETDFDLVECMRSGGDCAITASCRLISPLAEARAAFLATLDNYTIADIAISPRDFGLAIS
- a CDS encoding SDR family oxidoreductase — protein: MNYPKPPFPKQPQSLPGSTEKMEPRPDHGEQSYVGSGRLEGMAALVTGADSGIGRAVALAYAREGADVMISYLEENDEAEETRRLVEEAGRRAYVMPGDIQNADHCRALVRDTHEAFGRFDILVNNAAHQMHFDEIEDISDEEWDTTFRTNIHSMFYLCKAAVPVIEKNGAIINTASINSDKPNPGLLAYAATKGAIQNFTTGLAQMLAPREIRVNCVAPGPVWTPLIPSTLPEDSVAHFGEDKPMGRPAQPAELASAYVMLADPRSSYTSGATVAVTGGMPMI
- the hmpA gene encoding NO-inducible flavohemoprotein, producing MAKPLSESSLAIIEATALVVAEHVDQIVPVMYRRLLAAPEIRALFNMSHQHGNSPQHKALAGALVAYATHIRNPGVLADALERIAQKHVGLQILPEHYPHVGEALLGAVAEVLGEVATPEILNAWGEAYWFLANTLIEREEEIYAGAEEQDGGWRGWRRFKVGAKDSETSEIASFTLYPVDGLPVLKHRPGQYLSFRFAPAEGEEYRRNYSISSAPDGQSYRITVKREPGGRISNWLHDAVEVGAEFDVAAPAGEFFLDPADKREVVLLSGGVGLTPMISMLESYGGGELRMVYVHATRNGQSHALAATSRAKAHESHVFYEVPEESDVANGVHTGRVDPNWLVQISDPARADYFICGPTGFMQEMVSGLKAANVPEARIHYEFFGPAAAQIG